A window of the Bufo gargarizans isolate SCDJY-AF-19 chromosome 1, ASM1485885v1, whole genome shotgun sequence genome harbors these coding sequences:
- the TMEM150C gene encoding transmembrane protein 150C, whose product MDAKQCSLWMFLPLVMSLFTTVGLWIVYFIAIEDNKIFPLTLDRLDLPRRPPYISVAGDVPPASCVFSQVMNMAAFLALIIAVLRFIQLKPKTISPWLSISGLIALCLTSFGMTLLGNFQLKSNELIHNVGTSMTFGFGTIACWIQSILTFKINIKNEGKKTGIPRVILSATITLCVIIYFIFEWKKLNIYAPRVQWVLVMCFITFFGTLAVEFRHCRFEIICVENQQHQEILNSLSENMSDVSEYQTDQL is encoded by the exons ATGGATGCCAAGCAATGCagcctgtggatgtttctaccTCTGGTTATGTCTCTTTTCACTACAGTTGGTTTATGGATAGT GTACTTCATTGCTATAGAAGATAATAAGATTTTTCCTTTGACCCTAGACAG ACTAGATCTACCAAGAAGGCCTCCTTATATAAG TGTTGCAGGTGATGTGCCCCCCGCAAGCTGTGTGTTTAGTCAAGTCATGAATATGGCAGCTTTTCTAG CCTTAATTATTGCTGTCCTGCGTTTCATACAACTGAAGCCAAAGACAATCAGCCCTTGGCTAAGCATCAGCGGACTTATTGCCTTATGCCTGACGTCGTTTGGAATGACTTTGCTGGGCAACTTTCAG TTAAAGAGCAATGAACTTATCCATAATGTTGGCACATCGATGACCTTTGGATTTGGCACAATAGCCTGCTGGATTCAGTCCATCCTGACCTTCAAAATAAACATAAAGAATGAAGGGAAAAAAACTGGAATCCCCAGAGTTATATTATCTGCCACAATAACACTCTGCGTTATCATCT ATTTTATCTTCGAGTGGAAGAAACTTAACATCTACGCACCAAGAGTTCAGTGGGTCCTTGTCATGTGTTTTATAACCTTTTTTGGCACTTTGGCTGTAGAGTTTAGACACTGCAGGTTTGAAATTATTTGTGTTGAGAACCAGCAGCACCAAGAGATCTTAAACAGCTTGTCTGAAAACATGTCTGATGTCTCTGAGTATCAAACTGACCAATTGTAA